The following proteins are encoded in a genomic region of Drosophila willistoni isolate 14030-0811.24 chromosome 2L unlocalized genomic scaffold, UCI_dwil_1.1 Seg196, whole genome shotgun sequence:
- the LOC6640513 gene encoding protein patched: protein MDRDNLPRVPDTHGDVVDEKLFSDLYIRTSWVDAQVALDQIDKGKARGNRTAIYLRSVFQSHLEQLGSSVQKHAGKVLFVAILVLSTFCVGLKSAQIHSKVHQLWIQEGGRLESELAYTQKTIGEVESTTHQLVIQTAHDPNASVLHPQALLSHLEVLVKATSVKVHMYDTEWGLRDMCNSPSTPSFEGHSYIEDTLQRMSPCSIITPLDCFWEGSQLLGPEVPVYIPFLNERHVWSSLNPTYVMQFMKKQLSEQQISFDFDTVEQYLKRAGISSGYMEKPCLNPLNPKCPQTAPNKNSAQPPDVGAILSGGCYGYAAKHMHWPEELIVGGAQRNRSAHLRKAKALQTVVQLMTEKEMYDQWWDNFKVHHIGWTQEKAAEVLNAWQRNFSREVEQLLRKNSRIAANYDVYVFSSATLDDILAKYSHPRAWNIVIGVAITVLYAFCTLLRWRDPVRGQSSVGVAGVLLMCFSTAAGLGLCALLGIVFNAASTQVVPFLALGLGVDHIFMLTAAYAESNRKEQTKLILKKVGPSILFSACSTAGSFFAAAFIPVPALKVFSLQAAIVMCFNVAAALLVFPALISLDLRRRTAGRADIFCCCFPIWKEPAVLQPPMHMNNNNNSINSNRQNRHVKNCNHTPRSGSAGGGAVVQNPLLETRVNVPMKTHPSITSSLLPSFSLSHFAYKYYTPFLMLSWVKFLAVMGFISALIFSLYASTRLQDGLDIIDLVPKESQEHKFLDAQTRLFGFYSMYAVTQGNFEYPTQQQLLRDYHDAFVRVPHVIKNDNGGLPDFWLLLFRDWLSNLQRIFDEEFKDGRLTKESWHTNASSDAILAYKLIVQTGYVDNPVDKSLVETNRLVSEGIINPKAFYNYLSAWAYNDVFAYGASQAKLYPEPRQYYHVPSEYDLKIPKSLPLTYAQMPFYLHGLTNTSEIKSLISHIRDLSLKFEGFGLPNYPSGIPFIFWEQYMTLRSSLAMILACAFVAALVLVSLLLLSVWAAVLVIISVLASLAQIFGAMTLLGIKLSAIPAVILILSVGMMLCFNVHISLGFMTSLGNRQRRIHLAMQMGLGPLVHGMLTSGVAVFMLSTSPFEFVLRHFCWLLLVVLCVGACNSLIVFPIMLSMLGPEAELVPLEHPDRISTPSPLPQRSSKRNSNKSFIVNGSRSSSSRNNCQKSHHYHKDVNINDPSLTTITEEPQSWKSSNSSIQMHNDWSTPVNNMNVNYQQQHQSYGGHGGPPPQTQPPPSYHKASQQQQQQQPPCNYPPELQSIVVQPEVTVETTHSDSNTTKVTATANIKVELVTPGRAVRSYNFTS from the exons GGCAAAGCGCGTGGCAACCGCACGGCAATCTATCTGCGCTCAGTATTTCAATCCCACCTCGAACAACTTGGCAGCTCAGTGCAAAAGCATGCGGGCAAGGTCCTATTTGTGGCCATTCTAGTACTTAGCACCTTTTGTGTGGGCCTCAAAAGTGCACAGATACACTCAAAAGTCCATCAATTATGGATACAAGAAGGCGGACGACTCGAATCCGAGTTGGCATATACACAGAAAACTATCGGTGAGGTTGAATCGACGACGCATCAACTGGTAATACAAACGGCACATGATCCGAATGCCTCAGTGCTGCATCCGCAGGCATTATTATCACATTTAGAGGTCCTTGTTAAAGCGACATCGGTGAAAGTTCATATGTACGATACAGAATGGGGTTTACGTGATATGTGCAATTCCCCAAGTACACCAAGTTTCGAAGGACACTCTTACATAGAGGATACACTGCAACGAATGTCGCCATGTTCGATCATAACACCTTTGGATTGTTTTTGGGAGGGCAGTCAGCTACTTGGACCCGAAGTGCCAGTCTATATACC ATTCCTTAATGAACGACATGTGTGGAGCAGTTTGAATCCCACTTATGTGATGCAATTTATGAAGAAACAACTTTCGGAGCAACAAATTAGTTTCGATTTCGATACAGTGGAACAATATTTGAAACGTGCTGGCATTAGTAGTGGCTACATGGAGAAACCATGTCTTAATCCTCTCAACCCGAAATGTCCACAAACCGCACCGAATAAGAATAGTGCCCAACCACCGGATGTCGGAGCCATACTATCTGGAGGATGTTATGGTTATGCTGCCAAGCATATGCATTGGCCCGAGGAGCTAATTGTGGGTGGCGCCCAACGTAATCGTAGCGCACATTTACGCAAAGCCAAGGCCCTGCAAACTGTTGTACAATTGATGACCGAAAAAGAGATGTACGATCAGTGGTGGGATAATTTCAAGGTACATCATATTGGTTGGACCCAGGAGAAGGCGGCCGAAGTTTTGAATGCCTGGCAAAGGAATTTCTCACGCGAAGTGGAACAATTGTTGAGGAAAAACTCACGCATTGCGGCCAACTATGATGTGTATGTGTTCAGTTCGGCCACTCTGGATGATATATTGGCCAAGTATTCGCATCCGCGTGCCTGGAATATAGTGATTGGTGTGGCCATTACCGTTCTCTATGCCTTCTGTACACTCTTGCGTTGGCGCGATCCAGTCCGCGGTCAGAGTAGTGTGGGTGTGGCTGGTGTTTTGTTGATGTGCTTCAGTACTGCAGCCGGTTTGGGTCTATGTGCCCTCTTGGGCATTGTTTTCAATGCCGCCAGCACTCAGGTGGTACCTTTCTTGGCCCTCGGTCTTGGGGTGGATCACATCTTTATGCTGACGGCTGCCTATGCGGAGAGTAATCGAAAGGAGCAAACGAAATTGATATTGAAGAAAGTTGGACCGAGCATATTGTTCAGTGCCTGCAGCACGGCGGGTTcattttttgctgctgctttcaTACCAGTGCCAGCCTTAAAGGTATTCTCATTGCAGGCGGCCATTGTAATGTGTTTCAATGTCGCTGCAGCTTTGCTAGTATTCCCGGCTCTAATATCCCTCGACTTGAGACGACGCACGGCTGGCAGAGCGGATATTTTCTGCTGTTGCTTTCCCATTTGGAAGGAACCAGCTGTACTCCAGCCACCCATGCATAtgaacaataataataatagcatCAATAGCAATCGTCAGAATCGTCATGTCAAGAATTGTAATCATACTCCACGTAGTGGTAGCGCAGGTGGCGGTGCTGTGGTTCAGAATCCTTTGCTGGAGACGCGTGTTAATGTGCCCATGAAGACACATCCAAGCATCACTTCCTCACTGTTGCCCTCGTTTTCGTTGTCACACTTTGCCTACAAATACTATACACCATTCCTGATGCTGAGTTGGGTTAAATTTCTGGCTGTCATGGGTTTCATAAGTGCCCTAATCTTTAGCCTCTATGCCTCGACGAGATTACAAGACGGCTTGGATATCATAGATCTGGTGCCAAAGGAAAGTCAAGAGCATAAATTTCTGGATGCGCAAACTCGCCTCTTTGGCTTCTATAGCATGTATGCGGTGACCCAAGGAAATTTCGAGTATCCAACGCAGCAGCAACTGTTACGAGATTATCATGATGCCTTTGTACGTGTACCCCATGTGATTAAGAATGATAATGGTGGCTTACCCGACTTTTGGTTACTACTCTTTCGCGATTGGTTGAGTAATTTGCAACGCATTTTCGACGAGGAATTCAAAGATGGACGCCTGACCAAAGAGAGTTGGCACACAAATGCAAGTAGCGATGCCATTTTGGCCTACAAATTGATTGTACAAACAGGCTATGTGGATAATCCAGTCGATAAGAGTCTTGTGGAAACAAATCGTTTAGTCAGCGAGGGTATTATCAATCCAAAGGCATTCTATAACTATCTCTCTGCCTGGGCCTACAATGATGTTTTTGCCTATGGAGCTTCACAG GCCAAACTGTATCCGGAACCACGTCAGTATTATCATGTACCATCCGAATATGATCTAAAGATTCCCAAAAGTCTGCCTCTAACCTATGCCCAGATGCCTTTCTATTTGCATGGCTTGACAAATACATCGGAAATTAAGAGTTTGATCAGTCACATACGTGATTTGAGTCTTAAATTTGAGGGCTTTGGTCTGCCCAATTATCCATCGG GTATTCCCTTTATATTCTGGGAACAATATATGACTTTACGCTCCTCATTGGCCATGATTTTGGCTTGTGCTTTTGTGGCCGCTTTAGTATTGGTTTCCCTGCTCTTGCTCTCGGTGTGGGCAGCAGTTTTGGTAATCATAAGTGTGTTGGCTTCTTTGGCACAAATATTTGGAGCCATGACCTTGTTGGGCATTAAATTATCAGCTATACCCGCTGTCATACTCATACTTAGTGTGGGAATGATGCTGTGTTTCAATGTGCACATCTCATTG GGCTTTATGACTTCATTGGGCAATCGACAGCGTCGCATACACTTGGCCATGCAAATGGGTTTGGGTCCCTTGGTCCATGGCATGTTGACTTCGGGGGTGGCTGTCTTTATGCTCTCCACATCGCCTTTTGAGTTTGTTCTGCGTCACTTCTGTTGGCTGCTCTTGGTCGTACTCTGTGTTGGAGCCTGTAACAGTCTGATTGTATTTCCCATAATGCTGAGTATGTTGGGCCCGGAGGCAGAGTTGGTACCATTAGAGCATCCCGATCGTATATCTACCCCATCACCTTTACCGCAACGCAGTTCGAAACGCAACTCGAACAAATCGTTCATTGTGAATGGTTCTCGTTCATCATCGTCGCGTAACAATTGCCAGAAATCGCATCATTATCACAAGGATGTGAATATTAATGATCCATCGTTGACAACCATTACGGAAGAGCCGCAGTCATGGAAATCGAGCAATTCGTCCATACAAATGCATAATGATTGGAGCACTCCAGTGAATAATATGAATGTGAAttatcaacaacaacatcaatcCTATGGAGGTCATGGTGGTCCTCCACCTCAAACGCAACCACCGCCATCGTATCATAAGGCttcccagcagcagcagcaacagcagcctcCGTGCAATTATCCGCCGGAGTTGCAAAGTATTGTGGTTCAACCGGAGGTTACTGTGGAGACCACCCACTCGGATAGTAATACCACCAAGGTAACGGCCACGGCCAATATCAAGGTGGAGCTGGTCACACCCGGACGAGCCGTACGCAGTTATAACTTTACGAGTTAG